Proteins encoded in a region of the Paenibacillus sp. W2I17 genome:
- a CDS encoding carbohydrate ABC transporter permease — protein sequence MSELDNRISLPAAKRRVSGTSERRTASLRVQRMRENLLAYGFLAPSLLLFAVFLFYPMFKSVYLSLHSTDPTGQIAAYVGLDNFKAVFQSGLFMQGMKVTLLFVLFTVPTGMLAALILAALTHNRFKGMRVFQFVFSLPVVLSVGSSAVIWKFLFHPTLGMLNYLLGKVGIDPIPWLTSPDWALISISIMTIWMNLGFNYIILSSGLAGIPDEIYESAKIDGAGPLLTFRKISMPLLSPTLFFVTVVSIIGAFQSFGQINILTRGGPMDSTNVFVYSIYQEAFVNFRFGTGSAQALILFVVIMLLTLIQFKWVERKVHYQ from the coding sequence ATGAGTGAGCTTGATAACCGGATCAGCTTGCCCGCCGCCAAACGGCGCGTATCCGGTACGAGTGAGCGCCGGACAGCCTCGCTGCGTGTGCAGCGAATGCGGGAGAATCTGCTGGCCTATGGTTTCCTGGCACCATCGCTGCTTTTGTTTGCAGTGTTTCTGTTTTACCCGATGTTTAAGTCCGTGTACCTTAGTCTGCATTCCACAGATCCGACGGGACAGATTGCGGCTTATGTTGGACTGGATAACTTCAAGGCCGTGTTCCAATCAGGACTGTTTATGCAAGGGATGAAAGTGACATTACTATTTGTCCTGTTTACAGTGCCTACAGGTATGCTGGCTGCTCTGATTCTGGCTGCACTGACTCACAATCGGTTCAAGGGAATGCGTGTGTTCCAGTTTGTATTCTCTCTGCCTGTGGTGTTATCCGTTGGTTCGTCAGCGGTGATCTGGAAGTTTCTGTTCCATCCCACCCTGGGCATGCTGAATTATCTGCTTGGCAAAGTAGGTATCGATCCAATTCCCTGGCTCACCAGCCCGGATTGGGCATTGATCTCGATCTCCATCATGACGATCTGGATGAACCTTGGATTCAACTACATTATTCTATCCAGTGGTTTGGCAGGCATCCCGGATGAGATCTATGAGAGCGCCAAGATTGACGGCGCAGGACCCTTGCTGACGTTTCGCAAAATTTCGATGCCGCTACTGTCACCAACGTTATTCTTTGTTACGGTCGTATCGATCATTGGTGCTTTTCAATCGTTCGGTCAGATCAACATTCTAACCCGGGGTGGTCCGATGGACAGTACGAATGTTTTCGTCTATTCCATCTATCAGGAAGCCTTCGTTAATTTCCGTTTTGGTACAGGTAGTGCACAGGCACTGATCCTGTTCGTGGTGATTATGCTGCTGACCCTGATCCAGTTCAAATGGGTAGAAAGGAAAGTGCATTACCAATGA